From a single Silene latifolia isolate original U9 population chromosome 6, ASM4854445v1, whole genome shotgun sequence genomic region:
- the LOC141588603 gene encoding uncharacterized protein LOC141588603: MWNIAAIGKLAWWILTKKDHLWIRWVDCIFLKGRNWLSYVPSSNSSWAWRKVCEVKDKFKEAFTDGLWNDDTGVYSIAKRYSWLTGSDDQKVGWYAMVWNRFNTPKHNFIIWLIHQVRLFTLDRLARMGICLVGDCFLCGTQPETHQNLFQHCVYVKTCFKYLKDWMNIYDQGLKTGMETLRQRRQSLLIRMRKCAGIVGVYYHVWMVRNTCRQQHYILCHDKLMENVRGKLKLCFIMFYTGNLKHDDVLWCQKVRLL, translated from the coding sequence ATGTGGAATATTGCAGCAATAGGGAAATTGGCTTGGTGGATACTGACTAAAAAAGATCATTTGTGGATTAGATGGGTGGACTGTATTTTCTTGAAAGGGAGGAATTGGTTGAGTTATGTTCCTAGTTCTAATAGTTCTTGGGCATGGAGGAAAGTGTGTGAGGTGAAGGACAAATTCAAAGAAGCATTCACTGATGGATTGTGGAATGATGATACTGGAGTGTACAGCATAGCAAAACGATATAGTTGGCTTACCGGATCTGATGATCAGAAGGTTGGCTGGTATGCAATGGTTTGGAATAGGTTCAATACTCCTAAACATAATTTTATAATTTGGCTAATTCATCAGGTCAGGCTGTTTACACTGGATAGATTAGCTAGAATGGGTATTTGTTTAGTTGGTGATTGCTTTCTTTGTGGTACTCAGCCAGAGACTCATCAAAATCTCTTTCAACATTGTGTATATGTTAAAACTTGCTTTAAGTATTTGAAGGACTGGATGAACATTTATGATCAGGGACTAAAGACTGGAATGGAGACTCTCAGGCAAAGGAGGCAATCTCTTCTGATTCGTATGCGGAAATGTGCTGGCATTGTTGGAGTTTACTATCATGTGTGGATGGTCAGGAATACTTGTAGGCAACAGCATTATATACTATGTCATGACAAGCTGATGGAGAATGTCAGGGGAAAATTAAAGCTTtgttttataatgttttatacTGGGAATCTGAAGCATGATGATGTACTTTGGTGTCAAAAAGTTAGGTTGTTATAA